From the genome of Dehalococcoidales bacterium:
GGTGCAGGTGGCAATACTGCCCCTGAGCCGCAAGGAGAACCTGGCTGCCGTTGCCAAAGATGTCCATGCCGGGCTGCGGCGGCAGTTCCGCACCGCCTATGATGATACCCAGTCTATCGGGCGCCGCTACCGGCGCCAGGATGAAATCGGCACCCCCTACTGCGTTACCGTTGATTTTCAGTCGCTGGAGGATAACCGGGTCACCATCCGCGAGCGCGACACCATGAACCAGATACGGGTGCCCATCGTCGAGTTGAAAAACACCCTTCAGGCCAAGCTGTCCGGCGAAGACCTCTTTGTGCTGCCTGCGGGGGGGGAGGTGTGGAAGGTGGAGAGGGGAAACTCTGACGGATAAAAGAATTCCCCCGTCCATTCCGTTGGAAAAAGAAAATCCGGATGCAGAAATGATTCCCAACATCCATTCCGTTGAAAAACGGAATCCAGATAAATATGAGCAGCTATTATATTTACATTCTGGCAAGTAAGCGGAACGGCACCTTATATGTTGGCTCTACCAGCGACCTTGTCCGGCGTATCTATGAACACAATAATAATTATGTCGAGGGGTTTACCAAGAAATACGGCATTCATAACCTTGTATATTTTGAGGAATGTGATGACCGTGACGCTGCGGTTCTACGTGAGAGGCAGATCAAGGAATGGAAAAGACGATGGAAGCTGGAGATGATAGAAAAAGTAAATCCCGAATGGAATGACCTGTACGAGCAAATTATATAACACTAGATTCCGACTTTCGTCGGAATGGGCGTAAATTTAATCAAAGGGAAGTGTAACATGAGGCGATTGATTGTTATGGGGATACTTGCTATGACTCTGGGTCTCTATCCGGGATGTGCTCCCGGAGAACAACCTGATGATGTCGCCATCACCCCAGGCGGTTCGGCATACAGAGCCAACGTACATCAGGTGGGGGTAAAGGACCGCTGGCCAGAGATTCAACAGAGCACGGTGGTGCTGGCGGATAACGTTACTATCACATACCGGGCAGACATAGAAACTAAGGCTGGCGAGATAAGAAATAACCTGATTTTCATGAGAATAGCTGGCCGCCATGATTTAAAAACCAGTGATCTGAGTCTATCTACCAGCAATTTGCCAGCTGGCATGAGTGTTAAAGAAGATGCGGCCGGGGGGCTCCCCGGGAACATTGCCAAACTGCTTATCATAGAAGTATCTAAAGATGTCAAGCCTGGGGAATACACCTTTGAAATCAATGTGGAATTTGAAGGGAAAGACTACGGCCAGATTCCGTGCACAATCAAGGTAGTTTCGTGACGCTTTATCCTGGAGTTTAGTAGGAGAGCAGCCTCTCTTCTCAAAAATTATTTTCTCCTCTATTTTGCTTGACACTATACTCCCTCAAACCTATAATAATTTAGACATATATAAGTCTATACGTCCAGGGAGAAGGAAAATGAGCCGGAAAATGACGGTAGTGTTCCATGATGAGGAGCTGTACACGGATTTGAAAGTAGAGGCGGCGCGGAGGCATATAGCGGCAAGTGAAATCGTTGCGGGGGCGGTGAGGGAGTGGCTGGATGCGCGGGAGGATGAGGAGCTTGCGCCGCTGATAGAAGAAGCCCGTGCTGAATACGAGAAAAATGGCGGAAGGTCCTGGGAGGAAGTTGAACGAGAGCTGGATGAAACCCTTGCTAAGCGCGAGAAACTGAGCAGGGTTGCCGAAAAGAAAGATTGATGTACCGTATCATCATCTGGCCCAGGGCAGCTCGGGATTTGAACACTCTTGGGGAGCGTGCACCCAGGCAGGATATTGAACGCTTACGTAGTGCAATTAGGGTTTTGGCTACAGAGCCACGACCACACGGCGTTCAGAAAATCAGAAGTCAGGATAATGCTTATCGAATCAGGGTAGGAAGCTACAGGATTATTTACGAGGTTCACGATAAAGAGAATGTGGTAATGATATCGCGTGTGCTACGGCGGGCGGAGACTACATATCACGATTAAGAGGTGTCGAAGAGTGGCGAAGCCCCTCTTTCATATAAATGTCATTGCGAGGAGCACGTTCGCTTCGCTCAGTGTAAACTCCGCGACGTGGCAATCTGGGATGGGTTGCAGCTTCCCCGCCTAGATTGCTTCGCCCTCGGGACTTCGGCGTGAGCTCAGTCGAACGCTGAACTC
Proteins encoded in this window:
- a CDS encoding His/Gly/Thr/Pro-type tRNA ligase C-terminal domain-containing protein; translated protein: VQVAILPLSRKENLAAVAKDVHAGLRRQFRTAYDDTQSIGRRYRRQDEIGTPYCVTVDFQSLEDNRVTIRERDTMNQIRVPIVELKNTLQAKLSGEDLFVLPAGGEVWKVERGNSDG
- a CDS encoding GIY-YIG nuclease family protein, producing the protein MSSYYIYILASKRNGTLYVGSTSDLVRRIYEHNNNYVEGFTKKYGIHNLVYFEECDDRDAAVLRERQIKEWKRRWKLEMIEKVNPEWNDLYEQII